In the Flavobacterium sp. 90 genome, CGCAAATTCTACGGAACGATAAAAAATAATTGGATTTACAAAATTGACATCAAAACCTCTATTATTGGTATCTGTCCAAACTACAGATTCAAAAAAACCTAAATTCAATTTATTTGAAACATTCCAACTTAAATAATGATTCGCCATGAATTTTGTTGCATATGTTTTTTCTAATGTAACATCTGGTCGAACATCCTTAAGCCACATATAAGTGTTTGTATATTTTATCTTCCAGAAAGTCGTGTTGATTTTAAAATATGGATATGGACTTGCTCCATCACTTTCAAGCAAGGAACGATATCCATCACCAATAAAATTACGTCCATAACCTAACTGAAAATCAAAAAACTTACTTGGCGTATAAGTAATATTAGCTTCCGCTAAAGGAAAATCGTAAGCATCCGTTTTAAATCGTTTTGCAATTCCTACTCCGGGAATAATTGCCGGATTTCCTCCCGAAGGTTTTAAAGTTTCGGCATAATCATTATAATAACCCGCAAATCTTCCCTGACTTTCAAAAACCGTGGTTGTAAAGTTAATCTGTTTACCCAAACCTCCTCTAAAATTTAGCGCTCTGGTATTTACATACGTATAAGAAGCATCAAGATCTGAAGCTTTTCCCATTTGCAAATCAACAATAGGATTTAGCGATAACCAATAACCTTCACCTTGAATCTGAACTAAATTTTCATTCCACCATTTTCTACCTAACCAAGTCGAAACATTCTTTTGAAGTGATTCATTTACAGCTTTTAAATTATAATATTTCGAGACTTCGGCATAAGTATACGGCTTAGAAGCGGTATGATTATTACTTCCTACCTGATTCATCGCACCGTCAAATTGTGCATAATAACTATGAGAAAACGGAATATTCAAATGACTTTCGAATTCAGGATTATTGTATTTTTTATATACAATACTATCCAATTCTGTCATTGGTTTTTCGACAGGTTTTAGAATTTGGGCTGCAGCCAAAGCTTCATCAGCGATTTGAGCTGAACTTTTTAATGGTATATCAATCGAGATTGTATATTTTGAATACGTTGGTTTTCCATTGTAAGTTGAAGGTTTTATTTTAGGAAATTTACTAAAAACACGTTTTGCTTCTTCAGATAATTCTTCATTGGCGGCATTTACATAAATCACTTTGAACTCACCATTAACATCAACTTCAAAAAGAACTTTTACTTCTCCTTTATAATTATTTTGTTTTGATTTTTCAGGAACTTCAAAATTCTGAAACACAAAATCCTGAACTTCTTTGTAAAAACAATTCTCTAATTTCTTCGCTTCTAAATTTTCACAATTTGGAAAGACAGGAAATTGCTCTGAAGTAAAGCCCGGTTTTATAGAAGCATTATTATTTTCCTGAGAAAAAGCAAATAAGACAGATAATGTAAAAATAAAAGATAAAGAAATCTTATTCACGTAATTTTTGGTTTTCATTTAATATTGATTTGTGGTATTTTCTCCGTTTGCAATTGTTTTTGCAGCCGAAGTTCCGATACGTTTAACACCTAAACGAATCATTTCTATTGCTTCATCATACGACCTTACTCCTCCGGCAGCTTTTACCTGTAAAGGCGATGCATTTTCTAACATCATTATAATCGTTGGAATGGTCGCTCCGTTTGGCGCATTATCTTCAGTTTTAAAAAAACCTGTTGATGACTTTACAAAAACAGAAGCATAATTCTCTTCTTTAAAGTTTGACATCACAACATTTTTTATCAATGCCGAGAGCTGAATAATTTCTTTATCCGTTAAGGCAGCAACTTCAATAATCCATTTTACTGTTTTATTATTTGCTAAACCTATCTGAGTTCCAAATAAGATTTCTTCTTTTAATAAAGTAATTTCACCTCGTTTGAAGGCTTCATAATTACAAACAAAATCTAAATCGTCTGCTCCATTTTCGATTGCTTCATTTGCTTCTTTGATCTTCGATTCAATACTTGATGTACCTTCTGGAAAATCAATAACGGTACCAATTAGCAAAGTCGAGTTGGCTTTCAAAATCATTTCTTTGGCCAAAGTCACATATTCCGGACGAATCATAATTAACTTAAATCCTTCCAGAATTGCTTCACTAATTACATTCTTTACTACACCCTCATTTTCGGCTTCTGTAAGTCCGGCTTGAGAGGCAGTTTTTAAATAAGTCGAATCCAAATATTGCTTGACATTCATGATTTTGAAATTATTTTGAATCGGGACAAAAATACATTTTAAATTCAAAAAAAACTCCTTGTAATGCCTGATTTTTAGACAATAAAAAACCCACCGAAGTGGGTAGTTATATTCTTATATTTTATCTAATTGCTTCTTGAAGGCTATCGCGGTAAAAACCGCTATAGTTGCACCAAGTGCATTTGCTAAAACATCTGTTACATCTGATGCTCGTGTAATTGTCAGGACACTTTGTAAAATCTCGATAGTAATTCCAAAAAAAACAGAAAATATAAACGAAATCAAATATGCTTTATAATCATCCGCTTCTCTTCCTTTAAGCTCTTTCTTAAAGAATACAATCCAGGAAATTGTAAATCCAAAATGAAAACAAAAATGCACAATTTTATCAATGCTCGGAAAATTTACTACAGGAATCTTACTGGAATCAACAAGACAGAAATAAGCAATAATTCCCGAACAAATAATTGCCCAGATTAATAGTAACTGTTTAGGCACCGATCAATTGTGTGTAAGCCTCAGCAGATAATAAACCTTCTACTTCTGATGCATCAGCAATTTTTATTTTAATCATCCATCCATCTCCATAAGGATCAGAATTTACAGTTTCAGGAGCACTTTCCAAGCTTTCATTAAAAGCAATAATTTCTCCTGTTAAAGGTAAAAACAAATCAGAAACAGTTTTAACCGCCTCAACTGTTCCAAAAACCTCATCTTTATCAAGTGTCTGATCTAAAGTTTCTACTTCAACATACACGATATCTCCTAACTCTTTTTGTGCAAAATGAGTAATTCCTACAGTTGCAACATCTCCTTCGATGCTAACCCATTCGTGATCTTTTGTGTACTTTAAATTTGCTGGTATGCTCATAATTGTGTTGTTTGAAAATTGATAATTTAGTAATTCAGTCACAAATGTAATAATCTTCTAAGAAATCTAGTTTAGAAACTAAAAATTAATTTCCGAAATTATACCTAAGCGTAAATCCTGATCTAATATTCGTTAATGGAAATGATGTTGAAATTACTGCTTTTGAGAACGAGTGATCGTAATAAAATATTGCCGTTAGGTTTTTACTAAACGCATAATCTGCTGTCATTTTTAGCGACCAGATGTTCTGTCCAGCTGCCAATTGATTATTGTCATAATCTAAATAACGAACCAATGTTTGATTATTTCTAAAAGAAAAATCGGCTTTTATATTGATGTCACTTTTAATAATTCCTGTTGGACTGTCTGCTAATCTTGAGGAGAAAATAACATCTTTAAAACGATATCCCATTCCTACAACATACTCCATTCCTCTAACTTCTGTCAACAAATTATTATCAAAACTCATCGACAATGCTCTGTCTTTCTTGATTTCAGTAAGGATACGCAATGAACTCTTCAACTCAAAATCAACACGAATAAGCGGACTAAACTGCTCTACCAAATTGACATTTGACATGATCGTCTTATTGAAAAAATTGGTATTAACATCCTGTCCATTCGGATTTTCTGAATAATCAAAATTAGATCTGAACTGATTTATTGTATATGACGCTCTGTAATTATTTTGCAATGAGAATCGCTTGAATTTATCTTTGAAAAACTTATAACGCATTAAACCGTTGTATTTAATACTCCAGTTTGGGATTGGAAAATCTCTAAAAATTCCGGTTGAAACATTCGATGCATTACTTCCGGTATAAGCCGCAAGGAAAGATGGCAACAATACTGCCTGATTACTTTTGCCATAACCAATAGGATATCCTTGATTTGACGCATAAATTTCTCTTTGTTTTTTAAACGGATCTTCCTGCGTTGGATCTACCGGTGGCGGCGGAACATCAGCTACATCATATCTTGGTATTGGAGCTGATCCATAACGTTCTTCTGCAAGACGATTTGCAATTATCAAACGATTGTTTCTAAAATCATCAAATGCCGCAGATTGTGTTTCATCACTTTTAGAAAAAGCAGTTTTTATTAACACTGTCGAAATCGAAAACATTCCATAAGTATATGGAGATAATGGCAAATATTCTCTACTAACCGGATCAACACTATATTGTTCTGACGTGTTTTGAGAATAAGCACGATCCATTGCCAAGTCAATTTTTAAATCTGGCAGTAAATCAATATTTGCAGTTATTTTTAAAAGCTTATTTGTTACCTGTGTAAAGTTTTGATTAAAATCCTGATAATCTGTCAACCATCCATTTTTAGCAGCTTCATATCGCACATCATCCTGACTTCCAAAAACAAACCCAAGTGTTGGTCTTGAAGTTCCAAAGAATCCTACACTTGGTGTATACCCAGGAAGAACAGTTCCGCTATTTTTAGTATAATTTACCTGAATGTTTTTCACACTAGTTAATATTCCTATCAAGCCATCATAAAAAGGGCTATTACTTACTACCGGTTTTGCCGTATTAACAATTTTTTCTCCAGGTTTTGGTGGTGCAGCAGCCTTAGGTTTTGCTCCAGCCTTCGAAGATTTTGCTCCAGGCGTTAATCCTAAATATTTATACAACATATTCATGTTAAATGTTGTAGTCAATGTATTTGAATTTGCGTTCTGGATTGTATTCCCCAAATTATAATTTGTTATTGATCCATCCGGATTTTCTATCGGAAGATCAGCAAACGCTGAAGAAGAACGTTGCCAGTTATAATCAGCCGTATACGAATAACTTGCTTTTACAAAACTAAAAACAGGGATTTTATTAATAGGAATTTCGTAATTCAACACTAATTGTTGTATGTGTGAATTTGGTGTTCCAATATCCAAGTAATCATCCCAAATATTAAAATCTTGCTTAGGCGTATTATCGTCATTCAAGAAATTTTTAACAATATTATTTGATGCAGCAGTATAATTTAATTTCAATGATTTTGTCAAATTATATCCAAAACCATATTGATAATTAAATGCAAAATTCCTTCTGAAAAGTGGTGAAACCGGAATCCCTTGTGTTTCAACATCTCTAAACTGTTGACGATTGCTTTGTCTTAAAATATTGGTATTAAAGGTAATATTGGATGGTAAGTAATTAAAATTAAAGTCACTTAAAATCTTCCAATATTCACTTGTTTTCATGAATTTGGTTGTCTTAAAAGGAACTACTTCTTTTGGCTGAAAAGTATAAGCATAATTTACCGCCGTATTCGATTGTTGATCCTGATAGGTTTCTACTTCATAATCATGGCGATTAACCTCATTATATGATTGTGAAAATGTTAAATTCTCAACATCATAAATATGCGGTTTTTGTTCCGGAGCTCTGTCCTTTTTTACTCCAATAAAATTAATACTTCTTCGTTTTGTATAATCAACAGCACGAGTTCTGATATTGTCTTTTTCAGCCTGATCGGTAGTTTCTCTAATCAACTGATCTAGTTTTATATCCTGATTAAAAGGATCATACTCAGGGGTAATTACCTCTTCTCCAATCGCATAATTAAATGGAAGATTGATTCCCCATTTATGCGGCAATAGCTGACCCAGATTTAAATTAGTAACAATATTATATTGCTGAATATCTTCACGACTTCTTTCGTTTGCTCCTTGTTCAAGAGATCCGAAACCAATTGTACTCTTTTTACCCGTTGCCGAAACTGTGGCGAAATCAGCCATATTGGTATCAATATTTAATATTGCTGCCATACCGCCTTTATTCTCTAAATCGGCAAGACGAAGCTCATTAAACCAAACTTCTCCTTTAATATCTTTATGATCTACTCTACTTTTTACTCCGACCATTAAGTTTCGAACTAAACCAAAGTTAGGATTTCCTTTTATACCTAATACCAATCTACTGTCTCCATCGCCGCCTGGAGAATCAGGATCATTATCCGGATAATAAATACCATTAATATCTCGCTTAGGAGAAGCAGGATCAAGGCTCATCGCTTTAATCTTCATACTTGTCAGCAACTCCAATGCCAGATCGATATTATTTTCTTCCATCCAAACCTGATCAGGACTTATTGTACATGACCCTCCTGTTCTGGTTACTTTTAATGGAATCTCAACTTGATAGAAGTTTTGTGTAAAGTCATTTCCAAAACGAATAAACCCTACCATTTCATCATCTTGTAACGTAGCTTCACTTGGTAATGATTCAGCGTGCAAGAACATTTTAAGTTTTTTGTATTGACGCATATCTACGCTTACATTTTTAAAAACTGCTCTGGAATCCATCGGTTGTAAACCTGACCCGCCAACTCTTAATGCTAACGCTTGCTCGTTTTGATTGATTATCGTATTGTTATTATACAATTGTTCTCTTTGAACTCCTGGTGGAATCACATAATTCACAGGACATTTTGTACTGTTTTCCTGAATATTTACTGCCGAAACATCAAATTCAGTTCCATCATTAGTCGGGTCTGTATCATTTGCGTCTAAAGTTCCTGTGTATCTTCTCCACTCTCCACGAACTAAATCTAAAGCTCCAAAACGCATTGTCATCTGATTGCTAAAACCAGTCATAAACATACGCATAAAACGAATAGATCTAAAATCGGTGATATTACCAATGGTCTTTTGAGGCTGAGAAACAGGAATCTTAAACTGAATCCATCTTGCATTTGTTGTTCCACCGTTTGGCAACTCAATATTAGATACATCACGAATATCTGTAATATAGTTCTGTCCAACCTGCATTCCTGGTTTAATATCAATACTATATTCGTAATAAGCATTTATAGTACTCATCGTATTATCACGATTAATATCTTCAACATCCGGTAATGTTGTTGATCCACGATTAGGATCATCTATACTTACGGCAGAGTTATTTTCTACTCCATTATATTTTTTATAACGATCAAGAACTCCACCTGTTGTATTTAAGTAATAAGTATAATTATCCGCAGCAGGATCTTCATCTCCCGCATAATTTGTATAAACTGAACCTTCTCTAGCATCCGGTAAACCATCTAAACCAACATCCTGATTTCTACGATTATCCGGATTTGTATCAAAGGCATAAATCAAAGATTGTGATGCTGGAACATCTCCCCAAATTGGCTGTGGATTTACCATTATCTGACCTGGTCCTAATCCATTTTCATATTGTTTTCTTCCATCTTTTAAAACATCTTCAGAAACCTCTCCTAAATTGAAATATATTTTTCCAGTATTATTTGTTTGTGCTTCTCCGTTTCCAACATAAGGATCCAGAACCCAAAACTGAATATACTCAACATTCCCCTGTTCAAAATTTGTAGAATTCAGAGCACGCATAATTCCACCAAAATTCGAAGATGCCGGATCTGTACTAAAATTTGGATTGTTATTATACGGACCTCTGTCTGATGGATAATAACTTAAATCAAGTGTATTAATAACCTGAATTTGTCCCTGAGCAATATCTGTATTTGGATATAATTCACGGCTGTAAATTCTTCTTGTTGTGTTCAATGATAAATCATCGTTTGAAATACCTGATGGTTTTGAGGTATAAAATATTGGATCAATGGTATACCAAGCCAGTTTTGCTCTTTTATAACCATATCTTAAATCATCAAAATTTGCATTAAAAGTAGGATCTCCTGCCGTGTTAATAAATGGCGTAGAAGCTAAACTCCATGCATAAGCTGATCGCATATCTATCGTAGACTGTGAGCCTTCAAAATCATCCACATATATAGTTGCTTCTCCTTCAAAATCACTTGCTTTTGGAGCATCCGGTCTTAAGAAAGCAACCTCACCACGAATCGAAAGATTAGAAGGAACATCTGTATCAATATTTGGTAATTTATTTACTAATCTGGTAAAGAATGGAACTTCTGTTGAATAGGTTCCGTTAAAACCAAAAATAGTATTATTTACAGATTCCTGTCCATAACTCGATTTTTGAGTAAATGGTCTTTCGGTCATTTTTAAAAAGGTTCCGCCAACAATAAAATTATCCGAAATTTTATGTTCGATATTGAATCCCATAAATCTTCTGGTTTGCTGTCCAAAAATTGAATTGTTTTCCAGCGAAACCTCAATTGGTGTATTTGAAGCCTGAAGTGAAGGGTCTAAAATTTGTACTCGCCCTAATTGATAATCCACACTGTAATCAATTCCTTCCACTAATCTTCTCCCGGCAGCCATTACCACAACTGAACCTTGTGGCACGTTAAATGCGCCAATTGGAATTCCGTTACTTCCTGATGATTTATATTTTCCTCTTAATAAGAATTTATTTTTGTCACTGTCCTGCAATGCTCCGGATTGTGTATTTCGATACATGTTGTTAAACACATATTTTTTTTGATTCGGATTGTATGTAGAAGGATCGTTGTAGTTTTCTCCTGAACCTGTATTTAATTTATCAAACAAAAGTTTTCCAAAAGGCTCTTTGGTTGTAAAAATAATTCGACCATTTTGAACGTCTACCGTTATACCCGGAAGATAATCAAAGAAACCATCTCCTCCGGTTTGTGGATCGTTATTATAGTTTAATCTATCCAGATTAAAAACATTTAATAATGGCGTTTGGTCAACCTTATTATCCGGTGCAGGATTTGGAGGAAAAGTACTTCCCTGAACTGGTGTAATATAATTTATTGGTGAAGGATCTGTATAAAGAATGTTTAATCTAAAATCATCTTGCTTAATTTGATACGCCTGAGGAATTTGATAAACGTTTTTCATCATCAAATTCCAAACTGGATTCTGTACGTTTGTCAAACTACTTTTCAGCATTTTCAAGATTAAACTTTGTGTAATAATAGCCTGATTTGAAGGGGTGTTTCCTGTAACAATTGTCCCATCAACTCCATCACTACCAAATTCTCCAACCTGATAAACTTTACCACCAATGGTATACTCGTAGGCTACAGCCAAGATCTCATCATTTGCCAAACGTTGCTGCAAAGAGATATATCCTAACTGTGCATTAAATGTAAACTCGTTCGCATTTAATTTTCTGGCATTTTCTAATATCGAATAATCTGTACCTTCACTTACGTTTGCACTATTAAATCCTGATTTTGCCGTTACAATTTCTCTAATATTTGAATTTAAAAACGAACCTGATTGTCCAATAGCTGCAGGATCATATTTATTATTATCATTTTCTGCAGGAGAATCAACAGGATTACTAAAGAAACCTGTTGTTGGTGATACAACTACAACCTGATTATCCGGAATACCGGTTGCCTGTGCCTCTCCTAAATCCTGAAGTGCAATAACGTTACGCAAGTTATTACTTGTAGTACTTACACGGTTTTGTTTGTTGGTTACCCAAACTTCAATTCTCGTTACCTGTACACGGCTATCAATAAAAGGATACCCTTTTAAAGAAGCGTCATATTTGTTTCTAAAGTATTGTGATAAGAAAAAGTGCCTGTCGTTATCGTAGTCTAAAGCATACAAATCAAAATTTTGAACTGTACCACCACCTTCTGCAACTATACTCTTTGTTTGTGACTTCTGTTCTGAGAAAACTCCCGTGATTGTTGTCTTACCAAATTGCAGCTGAGTTTTAACCCCAAATAAACTTTGAGCCCCACGTATAAGCGTACTGTTCAAAGGCATACTAACGTTACCAACCTCTACTTTTTGAATAATATCATCTTCTGAAGGTGAATAAGCCAGTTTAAATAAGTTTTGAAATGCAAATGTAGACTGAGTATCATAATTAGCATTTACATCTAATCTGGTTCCTACTTTACCCATTAAGCTCATGCTGATTCTCTGATCAAAATCAAAGGTTAAGCTTGACCTGTTTCTAGGTGAGAATGAAGGATTATCTTGCTTGGTATATCGAATACCCAAATCCATTTCGACTGATCCTGTTGGCTTTACATCAATTGTATTACTTCCAAAAACGCTTTCAAAAAGACTTGAGTTAATGTAATATCTTGGTAATAAATTCTTTTTATTGGCTTCACTACCTGCTTTTTTACCATCGATAGCATCTGATTTCTTTTTGAAATAATCTCTTCTGGATTCTTTCAAAACTAAATCTTCGTATTCTTTTGGCGTTAAAACAATTGGGTAATTTATAGAGAAACCATCAACTGAACTTGTGTAAATATAACGATCTGTAATAGGATCGTATCTGTAAGCAGAAAGTATGCTTGGTGGATCTTCAATCTCAACCTTTCCTACTGAAAATTGAGTCTTGGTTGTATCTTTGACCGCCGGATTTACTTGCGCACGCAAAACATTACCGCAAAATAAAACCAGCAAAAAAATACAAATTTTACGCATACAATTCTTTTATTTAAAATGAGTTTATAAGCTTTTTAAAGCTTTTTTGATGATTGATTCTACAGTAGCTTCCGGATCTTCTTTGACGATCTTTTCGACTACTTTTTCAGAAGTTTTTCGAACAAAACCTAAAACTTCCAAAGCAGATAACGCTTCATCTCTATTTGTATTGTTTTGTACTACAGAAACTTCATCTAAATCGTACAACTTTAACACTTTTTCTTTTAAATCAAGAATAACTCTTTGTGCTGTTTTGTTCCCAATTCCCTTAATTGACTGTATAACAACTACATCGCCAGAGGCAATAGCATTTATAATTTGTCTGGGTTCTATTGAAGACAACATTGTTCTGGCAATATTTGCTCCAATGCCGGAAACAGATAACAACATTCTAAAGATTTCTCGTTCTGATTTTTCTGCAAAACCAAATAAAGTATGCGCATCTTCTTTAATTTGAAGATGCGTATACAATTTTATATTCTCTGCATTAGGAATTAATGAGAAGGTGTGTAAAGAGATATGTACTTGATATCCAACACCTCCACAATCAATCACTACATCTGTAGGGTTTTTCTCAACTAATTTACCTTGCAAGTGTGCTATCATAGTATAATTTATTAGGGTCAAATATAATAAAAATGCACTAAAAATACGACAATATTACATCGACCCTTATAATTTCTACTATTTAGCTAATTTATTTTTTTTATTCTCTTTTTCCTGAGCATCAATAACTGCAATTGCAGCCATATTAACCATTTCTTCAACGCTTGCTCCTAATTGAAAAATGTGAACCGGTTTACCCATTCCCATCATAATTGGACCAATTGAATTTACTTTATATAATTCTTTTAATAATTTATAAGTAATATTAGCCGACTCTAAGTTAGGGAAAATCAATGTATTTACTTTCTTTCCTGCTAATTTTGAGAACGGAAATTTCTCTGCAAGCATTTCCTGATTCAAAGCAAAATCTGCCTGAATCTCTCCGTCAACGATCATATCAGGATGATTTTTATGCAAATAAGCTACAGCTTCTCTTACTTTTGAAGCACTTTGGCTTGTTGAAGATCCAAAATTTGAATAAGAAACCATTGCAATAACTGGTTCAACACCAAACATTTTTGCTGTTTTTGCAGTCATAATTGCAATATTAATCAAATCTTCGGCAGAAGGATTGATGTTGATTGCTGTATCAGACAAGAACATTGGCCCGCGAGAAGTCAACATCATATTTGCTGTTGCTACAAGTGATGCTCCAGGTGCTTTTTCAATCAATTGCAACATTGGTTTTACAACTGTTGGGTAACTTCTTGTATGACCTGTAACTAATGCATCTGCTTCGCCTTCATTGACCATCATTGCAGCAAAATAGTTTCTTTCGCGCATGTATTTCTGAGCATCAAGCAGCGAAACACCTCTTCTCTCTCTTGTTTCCCAATATGAATTTGCAAATCTGTTACGTCTTGCTTCTTCTTCATTTGTTTTAGGATCGATGATTTCAAGTTCAGCATCAAAACCTAATTCAGCTTTAAGCTCTAAAATCGCTTCTTTATTTCCTAATAAAATTGGATGTCCAATTCCGTCTTCGTGAACAATTTGTGCTGCTTTTAATACATTTAATTGATCTGCCTCAGCAAATACAATTCTTTTAGGATCCATTTTAGCACGGTTTGTCATCAAACGAACCATTTTATTATCATTCCCCATACGTTCACGAAGGTGATCTTCATAAGCTGCCCAATCTGTAATAGGATTTTTTGCAACACCAGATTCCATTGCTGCTTTTGCAACTGCCGGAGCAACTACAGTAATCAATCTTGGATCAAATGGCTTAGGAATAATATAATCGTTACCAAAACCTAGTTTTGTTGCGCCATATGCCACGTTTACTTGTTCCGGAACTGGTTCTTTAGCCAAAATAGCCAATGCTTTTACAGCAGCCATTTTCATAGCTTCATTAATTTTAGTAGCTCTAACATCCAGAGCTCCTCTAAAAATATATGGAAAACCTAAAACATTATTTACCTGATTAGGAAAGTCTGAACGTCCCGTAGCCATAATAACATCTTTACGAGTTTCTGTAGCTAGATTATAATCGATTTCCGGATTTGGATTTGCCATTGCAAAAACAATTGGATTCTCTTTCATTGTCAACAACATTTCAGCCGATAAAATACCTCCTGAAGACAATCCGATGAAAACGTCTGCTCCTTTTACTGCTTCT is a window encoding:
- a CDS encoding energy transducer TonB, which produces MKTKNYVNKISLSFIFTLSVLFAFSQENNNASIKPGFTSEQFPVFPNCENLEAKKLENCFYKEVQDFVFQNFEVPEKSKQNNYKGEVKVLFEVDVNGEFKVIYVNAANEELSEEAKRVFSKFPKIKPSTYNGKPTYSKYTISIDIPLKSSAQIADEALAAAQILKPVEKPMTELDSIVYKKYNNPEFESHLNIPFSHSYYAQFDGAMNQVGSNNHTASKPYTYAEVSKYYNLKAVNESLQKNVSTWLGRKWWNENLVQIQGEGYWLSLNPIVDLQMGKASDLDASYTYVNTRALNFRGGLGKQINFTTTVFESQGRFAGYYNDYAETLKPSGGNPAIIPGVGIAKRFKTDAYDFPLAEANITYTPSKFFDFQLGYGRNFIGDGYRSLLESDGASPYPYFKINTTFWKIKYTNTYMWLKDVRPDVTLEKTYATKFMANHYLSWNVSNKLNLGFFESVVWTDTNNRGFDVNFVNPIIFYRSVEFASSSKSGNALLGFTGKYKWNNNVNLYGQFLLDEFSVGDMAKGEQSWKNKFGYQLGAKYFNAFKVKDLLLQLEYNHVRPYVYSHSAVITNYGHNNQSIGHQWGGNFEEFVVIGRYHKGRYYADGKITAGTRGLDFDTAQNSFNYGSNIYKSYDVNRPYDKGVKVGQGNKTSVFIADVQAGYVINPMTNLKLFGSLIYRNFDPTQETATTFKQNTTWFSIGLRTDVFNWYFDY
- a CDS encoding VanZ family protein, translated to MPKQLLLIWAIICSGIIAYFCLVDSSKIPVVNFPSIDKIVHFCFHFGFTISWIVFFKKELKGREADDYKAYLISFIFSVFFGITIEILQSVLTITRASDVTDVLANALGATIAVFTAIAFKKQLDKI
- the deoC gene encoding deoxyribose-phosphate aldolase, which encodes MNVKQYLDSTYLKTASQAGLTEAENEGVVKNVISEAILEGFKLIMIRPEYVTLAKEMILKANSTLLIGTVIDFPEGTSSIESKIKEANEAIENGADDLDFVCNYEAFKRGEITLLKEEILFGTQIGLANNKTVKWIIEVAALTDKEIIQLSALIKNVVMSNFKEENYASVFVKSSTGFFKTEDNAPNGATIPTIIMMLENASPLQVKAAGGVRSYDEAIEMIRLGVKRIGTSAAKTIANGENTTNQY
- the gcvH gene encoding glycine cleavage system protein GcvH, which codes for MSIPANLKYTKDHEWVSIEGDVATVGITHFAQKELGDIVYVEVETLDQTLDKDEVFGTVEAVKTVSDLFLPLTGEIIAFNESLESAPETVNSDPYGDGWMIKIKIADASEVEGLLSAEAYTQLIGA